From the Desulfomonilia bacterium genome, one window contains:
- a CDS encoding aminotransferase class I/II-fold pyridoxal phosphate-dependent enzyme, with the protein MNEFIPMSRPFIGEEEIEEVTKVLRSGWITTGPKCKEFEEIYASLTGAREGIALVSATAGMHLTLKALGIGAGDEVITPSMTFASTVNQIALAGARPVFADCDYDTLMVKPEDIARLITKKTKAIIPVHFAGAPADMDAIEAAAGNIPIIEDAAHAIDTHYKGKHIGSKNLAIFSFHPIKNITTTEGGMITGSDEILMKRIRILRFHGIERDAWKRYGKGSDPSYDITEPGYKYNMTDVQAAIGIAQMKKLGIITKKRSEIANAYLAGMKDIKGIDLPGIPSYDHKHSWHLFVVKVTSMSRGEFMAALAEENIGYGIHFPACHTLKYVKDMFGETSLPVTENTSEKILSLPIYPSMTEEEVISVVRAVKRILA; encoded by the coding sequence ATGAACGAATTCATTCCCATGAGCAGGCCTTTCATAGGCGAAGAAGAAATCGAGGAAGTAACGAAGGTTCTTAGAAGCGGATGGATCACTACAGGCCCGAAATGCAAGGAATTCGAGGAAATATACGCCTCTCTCACCGGCGCCAGGGAAGGAATAGCCCTTGTCTCGGCGACTGCAGGCATGCACCTTACGCTCAAAGCGCTCGGAATAGGCGCCGGAGACGAGGTCATCACCCCTTCCATGACATTCGCTTCCACCGTAAACCAGATAGCGCTTGCTGGAGCCAGGCCGGTTTTTGCCGATTGCGACTATGACACGCTTATGGTGAAACCAGAAGATATCGCACGTCTCATAACAAAAAAGACTAAAGCGATCATCCCAGTACATTTTGCAGGTGCCCCGGCAGATATGGATGCAATCGAGGCGGCTGCGGGAAATATCCCGATCATAGAAGATGCGGCGCACGCCATAGACACACATTACAAGGGCAAACATATAGGTTCGAAAAATCTGGCGATCTTTTCATTCCACCCTATCAAGAACATAACGACAACCGAAGGCGGCATGATAACCGGAAGCGATGAAATACTCATGAAGCGTATCAGGATATTGAGGTTCCACGGCATAGAGCGTGACGCATGGAAACGCTACGGCAAAGGTTCCGACCCGAGCTATGACATCACGGAACCGGGCTATAAATACAACATGACCGACGTTCAGGCGGCAATAGGCATCGCCCAGATGAAAAAACTCGGCATAATAACAAAAAAACGCAGCGAGATTGCAAATGCCTACCTTGCAGGCATGAAAGACATAAAGGGCATTGACCTGCCCGGTATCCCCTCCTACGATCACAAACACTCCTGGCACCTTTTCGTTGTAAAGGTCACCAGCATGAGCCGCGGAGAATTCATGGCCGCCCTCGCCGAAGAGAACATCGGCTACGGCATTCATTTTCCAGCATGCCATACCCTCAAATACGTCAAAGACATGTTCGGCGAAACGAGCCTTCCCGTTACTGAAAATACCTCAGAAAAAATTTTGAGCCTGCCGATATATCCTTCCATGACCGAGGAAGAGGTTATAAGCGTTGTCAGGGCGGTAAAAAGGATTCTTGCTTGA
- a CDS encoding lysylphosphatidylglycerol synthase transmembrane domain-containing protein has protein sequence MKKGLIFTIILAAIAFTSIGMWGDVLKAGNELRNFPWYLIPLIAFFGFMNDMIKFGRWHIYLKKMGYETTLKESLVIFVSGLSMSATPGKIGLLIKSQMLKKLSGRSFISSTPVIAAELYMDMIGLSVISLLAVGLFAKGMWAALILCVLPLLALNQKFSGFCIDILAKIPSLKHRADDLRKAVDDMFGLFGFRTLIASFAITLIAWTSEGVALTLILNGLGFDMGIIKSTAIFGFSTLIGVISMLPGGLIVTDAGLMGLIVHEGVPAQAAGLATIMARVFTLWLAVGIGSIVLFINRKYIYGNIREVS, from the coding sequence TTGAAGAAAGGCCTTATCTTCACGATTATTCTTGCCGCAATCGCATTTACAAGCATAGGCATGTGGGGTGATGTGTTGAAGGCGGGCAATGAGCTCAGGAATTTCCCGTGGTATCTTATACCGCTCATCGCCTTTTTCGGTTTCATGAATGACATGATCAAATTCGGACGATGGCATATATACCTTAAAAAAATGGGTTATGAGACAACCCTGAAAGAAAGCCTTGTGATATTTGTTTCAGGCCTTTCAATGAGCGCAACGCCGGGCAAGATCGGCCTCCTGATAAAAAGTCAGATGCTCAAGAAATTATCCGGCCGGTCGTTCATTTCATCGACCCCGGTTATCGCAGCTGAGCTTTACATGGACATGATAGGCCTGAGTGTAATATCTCTTCTTGCCGTAGGCCTCTTTGCAAAGGGGATGTGGGCCGCTCTCATACTCTGTGTGCTGCCGCTTCTGGCGCTGAACCAGAAATTTTCCGGTTTCTGCATAGATATTCTCGCAAAGATACCATCTCTCAAACACAGGGCCGATGACCTTAGAAAGGCTGTCGATGACATGTTCGGCCTTTTCGGTTTCAGAACGCTTATCGCTTCATTTGCAATAACGCTTATCGCATGGACAAGCGAGGGCGTGGCGCTTACTCTAATCCTCAATGGACTGGGTTTCGATATGGGAATAATAAAATCTACCGCCATATTCGGTTTTTCCACACTGATAGGCGTTATTTCCATGCTGCCAGGCGGGCTTATAGTTACGGATGCCGGTCTCATGGGACTTATCGTGCATGAAGGGGTGCCGGCGCAGGCGGCGGGGTTAGCTACCATCATGGCCAGGGTATTTACCCTGTGGCTGGCGGTAGGAATAGGCAGTATTGTGCTTTTCATAAACAGGAAATATATATACGGAAATATCCGGGAGGTCAGCTGA
- a CDS encoding glycosyltransferase: MSGRSAEVDKISVVIPVYNEEKGLDRLFERLVPVMEGMHRDYEIVLVDDGSSDNSLEILKARASEKIRIVELMRNYGQHSAVFAGFESCTGEIIITMDADLQNPPEEIPRLVSTMEEGGFEVVGTVRHARKDSIFRKLPSRIVNGWARKITGVNLSDWGCMLRAYRREVVDLMVKSQEHSTFIPALATTFAKKVTEIEVGHEERFAGESKYSIAKLISLQFDLVTSFSDFPLKLLLYTGLILAIAGTSLGIVLAVARFYFGADWAAQGVFTLFAVLFFFIGAQFLAFGIMGEYVGRIYKEVKKRPPYTIRRIHDSALH; encoded by the coding sequence ATATCCGGGAGGTCAGCTGAAGTGGACAAGATATCTGTGGTTATTCCGGTCTACAACGAGGAAAAGGGGCTTGACAGGCTCTTTGAAAGGCTCGTGCCGGTAATGGAAGGCATGCACAGGGATTACGAGATCGTGCTTGTCGATGATGGCAGTTCGGACAATTCGCTTGAAATTCTAAAAGCCCGGGCCAGCGAAAAGATCAGGATAGTCGAACTCATGAGAAATTACGGTCAGCATTCTGCAGTGTTTGCAGGATTTGAAAGCTGTACGGGCGAGATAATCATAACGATGGATGCAGACCTGCAGAACCCGCCCGAAGAAATCCCCAGGCTTGTATCAACCATGGAGGAAGGCGGGTTTGAGGTCGTAGGCACTGTGAGACATGCGCGCAAGGATTCGATATTCAGAAAGCTTCCGAGCAGGATAGTAAACGGCTGGGCAAGGAAAATCACAGGCGTGAACCTTAGCGACTGGGGATGCATGCTAAGGGCTTACAGACGCGAGGTGGTTGATCTGATGGTAAAGAGCCAGGAGCATTCAACCTTTATTCCTGCGCTTGCCACGACGTTTGCAAAAAAGGTGACCGAGATCGAGGTAGGGCATGAAGAGAGGTTCGCAGGAGAATCCAAATATTCGATAGCAAAACTCATATCGCTTCAGTTCGACCTTGTTACTTCATTTTCCGATTTTCCCCTTAAACTCCTGCTTTATACAGGCCTGATTCTGGCAATAGCAGGTACATCGCTGGGTATAGTGCTGGCTGTGGCCAGGTTTTATTTCGGTGCAGACTGGGCGGCGCAGGGCGTATTCACACTGTTTGCCGTACTGTTCTTCTTCATAGGAGCACAATTCCTTGCATTCGGCATCATGGGGGAATATGTGGGCAGGATATATAAGGAGGTCAAGAAACGTCCTCCATATACGATAAGGAGAATACATGATTCCGCTTTGCATTAA
- a CDS encoding polysaccharide deacetylase family protein translates to MPELALKVDIDTYRGFRDGLPSLLKTLGERNLKASFFVTFGPDRSGLAIIQMFRPRFFMKMLKSNAPGTYGIETALYGTLLKAPMIASANPEAVRQIAELGHETACHAWDHRLWQDWLGIMGRKGIHEWFRKMVGAYMDATGTAPGAFGAPGWMMNTSALKEAAAWGFKYLSCTRAQVPFIFEENGLLEIPSNIPCIEEVGTDGVLTALEKNAGSSVPQVLPVHTEIEGGAFKADFERILDKAAALGYNIRKLCDIAEGIDRSRLEIRPLRKALLAGRAFSCSV, encoded by the coding sequence ATGCCCGAACTTGCTCTCAAAGTAGATATAGATACCTACCGGGGTTTCAGGGACGGTCTCCCGTCTCTTCTTAAAACACTGGGAGAACGTAATCTCAAGGCGAGCTTTTTCGTAACCTTCGGGCCGGACCGTTCAGGTCTTGCGATAATCCAGATGTTCAGACCGCGTTTTTTCATGAAAATGCTCAAGTCGAACGCACCAGGCACATACGGCATTGAAACTGCCCTTTACGGGACGCTGCTCAAGGCCCCGATGATTGCATCCGCAAATCCCGAAGCAGTACGCCAGATAGCAGAACTCGGCCATGAGACCGCCTGCCATGCATGGGATCACAGGCTGTGGCAGGACTGGCTCGGCATCATGGGCAGAAAAGGCATTCACGAGTGGTTCAGAAAAATGGTGGGCGCTTATATGGACGCAACCGGAACCGCACCAGGTGCATTCGGAGCACCCGGGTGGATGATGAACACATCCGCCTTGAAAGAGGCCGCTGCCTGGGGCTTTAAATATCTCAGTTGCACACGGGCGCAGGTCCCTTTCATTTTTGAAGAAAACGGCCTGCTTGAAATACCCTCGAACATTCCATGCATAGAAGAAGTCGGAACTGACGGCGTCCTCACAGCACTTGAAAAAAATGCCGGCAGCAGTGTGCCTCAGGTTCTTCCAGTACATACAGAGATAGAGGGCGGCGCCTTCAAAGCCGACTTTGAACGTATACTTGATAAGGCTGCTGCCCTTGGATACAATATCAGAAAGCTATGTGATATAGCCGAAGGCATCGACCGTTCACGGCTTGAGATACGACCTTTGAGAAAAGCTCTGCTCGCAGGACGTGCGTTCTCATGCTCTGTGTGA
- a CDS encoding glycosyltransferase family 39 protein — translation MDYKDKSHGIDVSSWMAPAVIIIAAAALLINIGMPSLWGSEGRWAVIARYMFRTGDLFHPMLGNYPYWDKPILSYWQVIPFGYITDGVTEAASRMPSVIWAVIWLILTYSTASRLAGKKAGILSIMALASSYGFMFWGRNAQVEMSNAAIIMLAIWYFLRHKDDSGKAWLFILAAITGLGANLKGLPAVGAPALAIILASLVLKDWKWFPKPHIFISAVVFGFLIFISIPALASAVTGSMEPLDLVWKENVVRFFSPFDHKDAFYVYFIRIFDLFAPWSILLPAVFVYIFRQKRFTNQGMKTVLLYFAGIFLFFTLSGSRRSYYILPALPFAAMTVGFFLSEIESAGTSSGYRLFFSISGLLFSLCLIAPVFILTIKPGLIPVANVKDLMPVAAMLLVIGIYTGFYSIRTKPVPVMAGLLSVWLIYSAGIVPFVSKLPGNLRSEVNMLKSTDREVSYLSSDDAKIIFYLDKPYTVFTEKGPAKRWALNTHGIILAHDEVKEPGWNKLYEVGKCIAYEIGDEK, via the coding sequence ATGGATTATAAAGATAAGTCACACGGGATCGATGTCAGTTCATGGATGGCGCCGGCTGTCATAATCATTGCGGCTGCGGCTCTTTTAATAAACATCGGCATGCCCTCCCTGTGGGGCTCCGAAGGCCGCTGGGCTGTTATCGCACGCTACATGTTCAGAACAGGTGACCTCTTTCACCCGATGCTAGGCAACTACCCCTACTGGGACAAACCAATTTTATCATACTGGCAGGTCATACCTTTCGGATACATCACGGACGGTGTAACAGAGGCGGCATCCCGCATGCCCTCGGTAATCTGGGCGGTTATCTGGCTTATCCTCACATATTCGACCGCATCGAGACTTGCCGGGAAAAAGGCGGGAATACTTTCGATAATGGCGCTTGCGAGCAGTTACGGATTCATGTTCTGGGGCAGGAACGCTCAGGTGGAGATGTCAAATGCCGCCATCATCATGCTGGCCATATGGTATTTTCTGAGACACAAGGATGATTCCGGCAAGGCATGGCTCTTTATTCTCGCGGCAATTACAGGCCTGGGTGCAAACCTGAAAGGCCTGCCCGCAGTGGGAGCACCGGCACTCGCCATAATTCTGGCATCGCTCGTCCTGAAAGACTGGAAATGGTTTCCGAAGCCTCATATCTTCATTTCTGCAGTAGTATTCGGATTCCTGATATTTATTTCCATCCCTGCACTGGCTTCTGCCGTAACGGGTTCAATGGAACCGCTTGATCTTGTATGGAAAGAAAACGTGGTGAGGTTCTTTTCGCCCTTTGATCATAAAGACGCTTTCTATGTATATTTCATCAGGATATTCGACCTGTTCGCTCCGTGGTCCATTCTCCTTCCCGCAGTGTTCGTGTATATCTTCCGCCAGAAAAGGTTCACTAATCAGGGTATGAAAACCGTTCTGCTCTACTTTGCAGGCATATTTCTTTTCTTCACCTTATCCGGCTCGCGCAGGTCATATTACATACTGCCTGCACTTCCATTTGCAGCGATGACTGTTGGCTTTTTCCTTTCGGAGATTGAAAGCGCCGGCACATCCAGTGGATACCGGCTTTTCTTCAGCATATCCGGCCTGCTGTTCTCGTTATGTCTGATTGCACCGGTCTTCATCCTCACAATAAAACCCGGTCTCATACCTGTGGCTAATGTTAAGGACCTCATGCCCGTTGCCGCAATGCTGCTTGTTATCGGTATATACACGGGCTTTTATTCCATAAGGACAAAGCCGGTTCCGGTAATGGCCGGTCTGCTTTCGGTGTGGCTTATCTATTCGGCAGGAATAGTACCCTTTGTCTCGAAACTGCCCGGAAACCTACGGTCCGAGGTCAATATGCTGAAGAGCACGGACAGGGAGGTTTCATACCTCTCATCTGACGACGCAAAGATAATCTTTTATCTGGATAAGCCTTACACTGTGTTTACAGAAAAGGGTCCGGCTAAAAGATGGGCACTTAATACTCACGGGATTATCCTGGCCCATGATGAGGTAAAAGAGCCCGGCTGGAATAAATTGTATGAAGTGGGCAAATGCATAGCCTACGAAATAGGAGATGAAAAATGA